The sequence GACCACTTTATCCTAAAGGCTAGTGTACCGCTCTACCCTCATTTATTTCTGCAAGGCCCAGAAGTGCCTAGTAaaagtatctgtgtgtctgtgttgtgtgtgtgagcgagagagataaagagagagggtgtgtgtgtgtgtgtgcgtgtggatgagtcagtaagtgtatgtgtgcgtgtaaacCCATTAAATCTTTTGCTCCAGATCCAAGACGATTGGTTCATCTATGTCGAATGACTGCAATTTAACCCAATTGCCTGGATTAAAAATGGTAACTGGACTGTTAGTGCACTTAAACAGGGTGAAAAGGGAAGAGATAAGGACATCCTCCACTCCTTACCTGTATTTTGGCATTTATACAAAAATACAGGAAGGTTACAATAATACAAAGATTACAATAgatgtgtgtagtggtgtgtggaTTACAAATCAATGTGTTTTACTGTTGCCAACACCCATTAGGAAATGTTTACCTCTTTAATATAAataatttttcattttcatttgtctATTTTGCTTGGATTCCCAACCAGCTCTGTGTAGACTTGAGGGCACTTAACCGAACATTAAACTAAAACGGACTTCTTGAAAGGCTGATTAAAAATCCATAATTAAAATCATTGAAGCAGGTAATCACTGCAGCCTGGTGGAAGTGAGTTCATAGCTGGAAATGGGATCTGACATCTAAACGTCAAATATCAAGTACTTTGACTTCAAAAACCTGTGACATTGTGACTATAGCAAGGGTTATGATGTAGCCATTGGCTTGATCTTGTTCCTGGATATTTCTTTCTTACCAGGATTGTGCCTGCGTAGCCACCTCTAATTCACTTTCAGCACCTTCTGCTCTATTCAGACTTTGACCAATAGCCTAGACTCCCATTAGTCTCAGTGTAACACGTTATTAAAGCACCCAGAGGGGACATCACCAGACATAAACCGAACTCTCCGTTAACATCAACCAGGGCTTGAGGCAACCAAGAAAGCCTCCCATTCGCAAAATGCATTTCTACGGCATGCCCTCTTTATTTTCTTAGCAGAACTGATCATGCTGTAATTATGAGTCAGACTGCTGGAATGTTTCAATTTCCCCTGAGCCTGAAGAGACATATCAGTCATAGTTACAGATCCTCAGAATAGTCCCGTGTCCAACGGCAATCAATCAGCCATTCTGCCATCTTAAAGTGcgtctgctctctgtctctctgtcaatTACGGCTCTCTCTTAgtctctttcccctctcactCCTGCTCACACTTCCAACTCTTGTCTGGTGATTTCAAGGCATTTATGAACTGAATTTTGAAAGAATGACTGAAATTAAGAACCCTGATTGTAATTCTTGTCTGATCATAGGCGCTCCTTATAGTATTGCACACTGAACCTTTGATTTCAGCGAGACAGAAATATCCATGCATTTATGCCTATAGAGACATCTGACCAGAATTGTCTGCAAAAGTATGTCCATTGAATTGTTTAAAATAATTCATTAAAGTAAATAAGTTATCCCACAGCCTCTCAGAACATATTCATGATTTAGTGTTCATATTGGAATCATCTAAAAGTGACTGTAATGCAATGACATAGGCCTACGTACAGACTGACTAATGACATTTGAAAAACAAATCATGTGGCATAAGATCAGTGTTCATCTTGAGCTGCCTTGCATGCCCCATACCATTATCTTGCAATATCGATTCTTTCAAAGAATTCTTATTCCAAACAAGTCATCTGTCTTCTTGAAGGCAGCCCTAAAGCTCAGATGATTAATCCTCAGACTTACCTGGGGAAGACAAGTGTCTACCTAAGGCACATGATTTGCCTGAATAGAGAAATCCACACAGATAGTGGAAGGCATTGGCAGCAGTAACGTCACAGCAGCCGCTAAACCTCAGTAACCCGAGGGCTAGAGAGGCATTCCAGAGCTTGTGTCATTTTCTGAGTGTTAGGGAAGTCTGCGCCTCTTACGTCAGCTTGAATTGAAATGCGCAGATGCTTCACAATGCTTTCATCATTCCTCTCTTCTGAGTTGGCCTCTGACAAATGCCCCCCTCGGTGTGTCGGATCTATATTCTGCACAAAGTATTCTCATTAAGGGAGAGTATTTCCTTGCTGTGATCCTCATGTGCTGAGGTTTTAAGCCTCTGCCTCTGTAAGACATCAGGCAATGTACAGTGTTGATGTTGGAGAAATAAAAGTGAACACTCAACAGAAGAAACTCAACTGAAACTTGAAActaaactttttttatttttatatctcACATTCATTTTATAGCTACATGCAACAGAAATGGATTATTTAGTTCATAAAGCTACTCAGAATTCCTGTTTTAATGACCAATAGCAATAGATTACTGACAATTAAATCTCAATCTCAAAGATTATTGCTGTTGGTTGAAAGTTGATTCTATGCTCAATAAGACTCCTTCCTCTGCCTCCTCATTGAACTGAGCACTAACAAGCATTTAACTTAGTCTATAATCTGGCCTCAGAGCTATCCATTAGCAAAGCAGCAATAATGATGTTTGACTTCAGGTAGGCTATTGCTATTAGCTACTGCTTAGCCTACTAAGAAGGATCACCTACTGTCTACATAGTCATGTAaaatacagtgcctataaaaaaaatattcacccccttggatatttccatTTTTATATTGCcctttttacaataatttacagaaatCTCCTCTTTaatgttaaaataaaaacagatttTTACAAAGTAATGATGCACCTGTGGCCGCAATTAAAGCATGAAGCCTGCGTGGCATTGCACTTCTTGATACTGCAATTTTACAtcatttttctttgcaaacTCAAGCTCTGTCAGGTTGGAAAGTGATAAGGTACAGTCCTTTTCAAGTCCAGCCACAGAATTTCAATAggattaaaggtacactatacaagattttcacctttatgaagccaGTTTGATGGTAAATTAACTTGTAATAgacgaatcgttcacctagcatagctatacagcatagatgtAACGACTcactaccgagaaaaccagacATGCAATTTCAAGAACAGCTGCCCGACAAATGTCACGATaatcatgaaacattaccttgtctgtagatatagctctttggagatagtttttgcctgttattaatccttcacctccatagaaaaagcattttcatgtacaggggggataagtcacaAGATGTTTGccatttacaacagcagagtaaaatataaatatatcgcaactctagagggagctctacagttgccaaaaatacctaaacctgcatagtgtacctttaaggtCTGGGATTTGACTCGGCCTCTCCAGAACGTTCACCTTGTTGTCTTTAAACCATTGTGTAGTTTTCGCTGTATGCTTCAGTTCATTGTCGTGCTGGAATATAAATCTTCTCCCAAGTCgtagttctcttgcagactGAATCAGATTGTCCTCCAGGATTTTCATGTATTTTGCTGAATTCATTTCACTTTTAAATTTACAAGCCTTCCAGAGCCTGCTGTCAAAAAGTATCCCCACAGCAACATGTTACCACCACCATGCTTAACATTAGGGATGGTGCATTTTTGGTGATGTAAAGTGGGGATATGTCCACCAAAAAATAGCATCTAGTCTGATGGCCAAAAAACTAATTtttggtctcatcagaccaaCAAACCTTCTTCCATTTGACCTTGGAGTCTCCCACATGTCTTGGATGAACTTTAGTCGAGAATAAGAGCTTTGCCACTGGTGAAGAACTCGGCCAAAAGTTGTTGTATGCATAGTTTCTCACATCTCAGCTGCTGAAGCTTTTAACTTCTTCAGAGTTGTCATAGTGCTTGGTGGCCTCCCCCACCATTATTCTTCTTGAACGGTCCCTCAGTTTGTGGTGACGGCCTGTTCTAGGAAGATTTGCACACTTGTCATATTCCTTACATTCCTTAATGATGGATTTCACTGAACTCCAGGGGATGTTCAGTGACTTGAATTTAATTTTTTTGTATCCATCCCCTCACTTATGCCTTtcaataaccttttcttttgaGTTGTTTGGAGTGTTCTTTTGTCTTCCTGGTGGAATTATAGCCAGGAATACTGATTGACCAGTGACTTGACCTTCCAGGCGCAGGTGTCTTATATTAGCCTACTATAGGCTACTATACACATTCACTGCACTTAGGTGATCTCCATTTCACTAATTGTGAGACTATAAGCACCAATTGGCTTGACCGCTGTTGATTTAGGTCAGTCACTTTAAGGGGGTGAATATGCAATttgcttattttgcattatatatttttaattaattcaCATTACTTTACAGAAATTTGCTTTCACTTTAAACTTTAATTAGCTTTCACCgacattaaagaggggatttttttcaattaaattgtaaaaaaaggcaaaatgggaaatatccaagggggtgaatactttttataggcactgtatgaccatgtagcctatgactagcctaccctatgcatATACAGCACCTTGAAAAAATCTACCCCGACTGAGCTTCAGTGCCTCTCCGTAGAAAAGATATGCACTTGATCAAGCATCCATTAATCTAAGACCTATTTTAGgataaacaataacaacaacaacaaaagaaatACTCCTTGAACATACTGGAATTTTTGTTACACAACACAGCCCTGATTACTCACCATATGGCTGGAGGCAAGAAGGAGATGACCCATGACTCTTTCTTGTTGTTTACATGACTGTGTGGCACATCCTGAATTGCCTGTATGAAGTGAGTCTGATTTTAATTTTGGGAGTGAGGGACAGGAGATTAAGTTTATGTGAAAATCATGTAGTAGGCTATGTCCCCACATAAGACACCAAAATAGGCTTATGTTCATTCACAACAATTGTTTGATGAATGAAAACTGATGGGACATGAAACACAGAAACTTCAGAGGCACAGGACTTGCTGGATCTCACTGACACCTAGGGGCTTTTGTAGAAATTTCATTTGAATGGTAATCCACATACTCTGTTTAGAAAAAGGATATATACCTAGCCCTAGGACATAAATAAAGACGTATGCATACTAATACATTTGTGGCATCTGTTCTGCATGGTTGATATATCCAAAGATCCTTAAtatgctttatcaaccgtctctgataTATCTATGAAGCTgccatgacatttttttttaaagaccctttcaagagagttccattatcagcatcatagttggccccacaagacttcctttttaacattccatatgttatcttaatgcagaggaagtagattgggaaccaaatagaacgttcatgcattgtttttattgttgaaagggccTAGGCTAGTGGTAGACTACCCTAGGGAGTAAAGGGGATTAAGCTTACTTTACGTTTTGAACAAAttataatagatagatagatagatagatagatagatagatactttattgatccccaggggaaattcaaggtctcagtagcatacagacaacacattcactaacagcagaaaaagtaattaaaagtatataaaaacacaactaagcaataaggacagtagaagataaataatatactaaaatacaaattatactaactaacacttaatctaaatcaattctaaaaacagtatccacatagtggtgattaatcaatcaagaggcgcttgcaatgactgaggcagggactgagcctgtgattctctgtgcatagtaaggtaggCCTAAGGTAAGGTCCTctgcgtgagtgagtgtcatggtgatagtgcaatggtgatagtgcaaatgagtaagtccaacagtgcaagaataaagtctatatatctataactattttaagaaaaggtataagtgtggccacagttcggctgtggcatggagggagctcgcatatgtgctaatgtgctaatatagcacgcaaacagtgaggcagaaagacagtggtaaaaagtggctagtggacagacagtagatgctatccaaacatggagggggtgaagatgcagacagactatgcaaaGAAGTCTATCTTTCCTCTTCCCTTAATTATGTCAGCTGAAGACCTGTAATAACATACACATTTTTACAATACATCAGGAGTTAACATGAAAAACCTTGCTCCTCTCAAAGGCTGTCACTTGCATGTTATGTCTAGTTATCTTGCAGTTCCTCTCCATGACAGCAGGCGTTAGCCTACTTCTTCTCTATGCGGACGCCAGCTGTGCTAACGTTAGTGTTTGCAGTCAGTGTCATTCTGGGTAATATTCATGGCGGAACTCTGAGGAAGGCATTAGCCAACCCAACCGTCTGAATTGTAGTGGTGAATGTTTAATACGTAAAGCTAGTTTGTTAATTTAGGTTCTCACCACTATTTTCTGTACTTTGAAGTGTGTGACACCAAATCAAATAGTAGACATGGCAGAAAGCAACGCAGGTGAGTATATAGCTGGCTAACATTTCTGGTTGGCTAACTTAGCTAGCAGCTAGATGGAAACATTGCAGTCTTACATGATTAGCTGGCTAGCAGACGTGTAGCTGGCCACAGTCATTGCTTTAACAGTTTTCTTTATTTTGCCGAGTCTGTGTTGGATTGTGAAGTCAGTTTTAGCGGAATATTTAACCACTAACCACACAGTATTTAGTTATCAGACTGCAGAACTTAACGTTAGCGTTACCTCAATGGCTGACGCATCAACGTTAGCTTGATATCTAAAAGGATTGTGGCCTCAATTCCGCTATTTAACAAGTAATCTACTATAAACATCCTGCTGAATAGATATCTGTGCCTATAACTGCCTTATGCAGCTGGTCGTATAGGGCAGCAACTGGTCTTGTGAGATTTAGATTGTGCCGAGGGAATTGTACCCAGCGTCATGTACCTACTTTTGGGTTAACGTTACTAGCCAGTTCTGATGCGATGCCTAGtagtagctagctagctagtaaagGAACTTTTTTGTGTGATTGACACGCCCACCCACACCCAGTCTCATAGTTTAtctattcttatttatttatttatttatttatttatttatttttatttcagagCAGAACACTGACACAAAACATGACAACGTTTCCTCTCCTGGTATTTCAGATCAAGAAAAAGAAATGGCTTCAAATGCTCATGAAGCATTCACGGTACTGAAATAATCCCCAGATGTTGACTGCTAAGTGTAACTTAAAAATGAGAACTACTTTGGCCAGAATGTCACATTTTTACTTTATCATATGTTAGTCTTCCTGACGGTTGTTTTTTTCAGTAAATGTACTAGTGCCTCCTGAAAAACATATTTTGTAATGAAGAGTATACTCGTTAAATTAAATTGAACACATATGTCTCCCATATGTAAATTCCAAATGACTAACTGTAATCCAGGCTGTTTCTGGTTAAATGACTGGTTGTTTGTTTACTAGGCTGGAAAATATGATGAGTGCCTGATGCATCTTGAAAGTCTTCAGGATCTGAACAAGGAAGACTATAAGATCTCGATGAATAAGGCCATTGCAGAGTTCTATAAAAGTGGCCAAACCACAACTGGAACCTTAAAGCAGACTTTGATGACACTGAAAAGCCAGGTATAAAGCATTGTGTTCCATATCTCCAGAACTAGATGGGGGAAAATCATGAAAGGTGTTGCAACAgttgtttttctattttcttcTGGAAGGTTCACACAGCTGTGGAAGATATTGATGGTTTAGATGATGTGGAGAACAGCATAATGTACTACAATCAAGCTATCATCCACTACCACATGAGGCAGTACTCTGAAGCTATTGCAATTGGAGAAAAACTCTACCAATTTCTGGAACCCTTTGGTATGGTTCAAGTTTATTCACAGGATTACTTGTAAAATGGGATTATTAGTGTCTTTTTAGTGTGTGTTATGTGCCTACCTTGTGTATCTTTAAAACACCATTTGTAATCTGTGTTGTTCCTTCTTGCTGTATTCCAGCATAACACCTCTCCCAGTGTAGTGAAGGAATACAGTAAGCTAGTTTGGCATGTTGGCTTGATGATGCGCTTTGTCCTAGAAGAGAAGTTTGCTCAGGCCGTGTGCTTCCTGTTGGTGGACTTGTACCTGCTCACCTTCCAGCCGGAGAAAGCCCTTCACTTGCTCGCCGTGCTGGAGAAGCTCACAGTCCAGGGCAATAGCAAGAACGGCAAAGGAGAGGTGGGACCTTTTCTATTGCCAGCTCTTGTGATTCTTCTTCTATGTAGCATGTGACTAACAGTGACAAGGTCAAGAGTTTCGGTTCAACACTACAACGCTCCAAAACCACACCACAACATTCAACGCTCTGAGAAATTTTGTGTAGTCCTATTAGCAAAAGTGCTTTGAGTAACCAAATTTTTGTGGCAATGTACTGGTGAGTTATTATAGTTGTCCTGAGGGAACTATCTGAGATGAGTGGGTAGTGCTATAATAAGCTGAAGCATTGCCTATGTGGTTCGCGTTGTGAGTAGGGATACAAAAACTGGAATGTTGAGCCATTCTCTATGCACGCTGTTAAGGCATTCCTCTACCCTTGTAATAAGCTAGTTGGCcattactctacatcgagaacTTTTCCTGATGGTTTTACATGAATTATTTGCATGAATCAAACGGTCTTCGATAAGTGTGTGCTACAGCTGTGGTTCAGGTATTATTCTGCAATGAAGCTCTCCTGGTAGAAAGGAAAAGGCACCCAAAAGTATGCCCTATACTATCGGAACATGTGTGCTGGTGCATTTGACCAAATATTGCTACTTTTCTGGTGAAAAGGTGAGCAAAGTACTGATCGTTTACACCGTGGCTGCTTTCTGAGAAGAAAAATCGCATAATAAATCACCATGTGTGTTGTTGTAAACTGGGATCAGCTAGCCAGGAGCAGGtgcacactcttcaaaaataatcttTCGCCGCATTCCCATCCAAAACACTCCATTAGCTGCAGGGGTAGAGAATAGGAGACTTAATTAAAATTCaatgtttttgatggtaaaacAAATAGATGGGCTGGTGCATGCATTCAAAGTGTTCATTTGGCTTTGTTTCTGTAATCAGAATCATTCTCTGTCCTGTGGTAAAAATTGTGAGAAGGTTCCAAGATCCAGTAAGCCATCTTTGCCTATAGTTACCCAACAGCTTTCTGAGCCACCTCCCATGAGATTGTGTTCACCAACCAATACCATAAGATATGTTCCATGTCCTCTACTTTTACTAAAATgtctgtgtaatgtgtgtaatcTGTGCCCTGTGCATTTCTTGTGTGCCACACTCAGACTCAGGGTGCCTGTTCTGTGCTCACCCACCCTACAGGTGGCATGTCGTCCCACATGCAAGTTCTACATTCACAGGGATGCAGTAACAGAGGCAGCAGACCAGATACAGAATAGGAGCAGAGAGCTTACGGCAGGACAGGTCACTGAGGCAGACTACAGcagatcactcactcacttactcactgcTGTGTTAGTTTTTCAACCATGAACCACGTGGATCCAGTTTATGTAGCAAGAACAGAGTGCAGCACCTACAAGCTCAGTTTGAGTCTGATTGAGTTAACTTCTCTTCACTCTTTTATTTCATGATTAAGAAGTGAATTTGAATGTTCAGTTAACAAGTGGAGTCTGTCCTTTTAATGGTTTGAATTGTAATGGGCTTAATTGGAACAGTTTGAAGTGTGACCTGCTGCTTTCTGCTGCTTCTTGTTTCAGAATGCAAGCACAGGTAAAGACAACGCCACTCAGAAAGCTGAGTTCACCGCCATGATTGAGGCAGCCAAATCAAAGATGCATCAGGTGAGGCCCACTTTATTCAGTACTCAAACTTCTGTCAGTCGCTCAAACATCTGCCGGTCAAACACAGACCTTTAGGTAGATAACAGTAATAAAGCTCCCAGAATGTGCAATGAACAATTTTCTGATGAACACTTGTCTTTCCTCCTGTAGTATAAAGTGCGAGCCTACATTCAAATGAAGTCCCTCAAGGCCTGTAAGAGGGAAATCAAGTCTGTCATGAACACAGCAGGCAATGTGAGTACTTGAAGTGACTTCTCTCTCTGAGCCTCCTAACCTGTGTGAGTTCCTCTCTGACTTAAAGACCCTGTAAGCCACAGAGATTTGTTTAGAAATTGGTTGTGTCTAGGTTAAAAAACTATTCCAGCGCCCCACAGGGATACAGGTTCAAACCCAACCCttggtcatctctctctcccacttgatTCCTGTCTCTCTTCATTGTCCCATCTAAATAACTGCAGTCATTGTACCTGCCCACAGCATTTGAGAGCAGAATATACCAGTCATTTGTTTCATGATTTTGAAAcctaattatatatatattaagcaATATTTTCAACCAAACTAACCAAAGTAATTGAAGTGAAattaacatggaaaaaggttaGCCCTTCCATGTTCATGACCTAACTAGCTTCTGCATTCTCTCTTGACCTACAGTCTGCCCCCTCCCTGTTCTTGAAAAGCAACTTTGAATATCTAAGAGGAAACTACCGGAAAGCCATCAAGCTCCTTAATTCGTCGAATATTGCAGAGCACCCTGGTCCCCTGAAAACAGGTATTCATTCAATTTGGCTCTCAAGAGCTGAAtctgagtatttttcacgcttgTTGACGCTGAGTGTTTTGCGCTGAGTGACCGGCCTCCTTTGTCCCCAAGGAGAGTGTGTGCGCTGCATGTTCTGGAACAACCTGGGCTGCATCCACTTTGCTATGGGGAAGCACAATCTGGGCATCTTCTACTTCAAGAAAGCCCTGCAGGAGAACGACCACACCTGCGCCCAGCTGGGCGATGGCAGCAATGGACAGAGTGAGTGACCTGCACATCTGTAAAGGGGAACAAACTGCTTACTAAACTATGAGTAATGACTTCTTTTGTAAAGAATATgggtttgtgattgtgtgtaacTGAAATGCCTGTGAGGCTGTATTGGGCTGTTTGCAAGCATCTGCATATCACTTATGTGACGTTCTCGCTTTAACAGGTTTGTTGTAGCGTTATTTCATGATGTGCTGCAAACGGCAATGTTGTGTTTTGGACATTGTCAAGGTTTTGCTGTGATATATCAGTGCTTTAGTAAGCATAACTGCATTGTGCACGTCTTTGCTATGCAATATTTTCTTGGCTCAAGGGCAGGAgatgtagcctgacgagccagacccacattaaaatgtagggtctgggcactcaccgttcgcagtgctcagtctgaggggcgggataatcggttgtctttcaaattccctctgcacgcaataggacagtgctatgagtcccatgcgttttcccaccagcggagctggctagttcaaacttttgccaacttaaaaaaagcttaactcatgtcgcactgttcgccaacagcaacatccattttctttgttttcaagtagcagggaattcaagccaaaccgttgcaactctgccatcaatcattatgttaagcctgcctaacgactctatacacgatttgattggcctgatagaagtttaatttttcgagctcacaagccaacggagagttgctagactagccctggcagcaactGTAattagggtgcgtctagatttcaaGGCTACAGGAGATGTGGAACGGTCTGGAATGTTTTGGTGCAATTATGGAGGTCCTTCAAAGCAGCTGGTGCCTATCTGGCTGTCCTTCAGCTGTGCACTAAGTTTAATGTACCTGTTAGGGATGTGTCTTATTTGAGCTGCAAACTGCTTTGTCCATTTGAAATAAGAGAATAATTGCTTAATGCCAATGTGTAGAGAAGGGATGGTGAATAGTAAAACCCCCAAACGGGAGCTGACTTGCACCCTGTGTTCTCCTCTCTACACCCTGTGTTCTTTTCTCTACACCCtgtgttctcctctctcctctctgcacccTGTGTTCTCCTCTCTGCACTCTGTGTTCTCCTCTCTGCCCTCTGTGTTCTCCTCTCTGCACCCTGTGTTCTTTTCTCTACACCCtgtgttctcctctctcctctctgcacccTGTGTTCTCCTCTCTGCACCCTGTGTTCTTTTCTCTACACCCtgtgttctcctctctcctctctgcacccTGTGTTCTCCTCTCTGCACTCTGTGTTCTCCTCTCTGCCCTCTGTGTTCTTTTCTCTACACCCtgtgttctcctctctcctctctgcaccctgtgttctcctctctgccctctgtgttctcctctctgccctctgtgttctcctctctgccctctgtgttctcctctctgcaccctgtgttctcctctctcctctctgccctctgtgttctcctctctgcaccctgtgttctcctctctgcaccctgtgttctcctctctgccctctgtgttctcctctctgcaccctgtgttctcctctctgcaccctgtgttctcctctctgcaccctgtgttctcctctcctctctgccctctgtgttctcctctctgcaccctgtgttctcctctctcctctctgcaggtAAGAAGTTCACAGGCATCCCCATGTGTGCCCTCCTAGCTAACAAGCGCCATGAGCTGCTCTACAACTGTGGCATTCAGCTGCTGCACCTGGGCCGGCCGCTGGCTGCCTTTGAGTGCCTGATGGAGGCGGTGCAAGTGTACCATGCCAACCCACGCCTTTGGCTGCGCCTGGCAGAGTGCTGCATTGCTGCCAACAAAGGGGTACGTAGCGCTGTTACATATGCATCCTCCGCCAAGGACGGCACGTTAGCAGCGTGTTAACTGTATAGTGTCTGTGGTGACTGAAAGTCTTCTTGTCTAAGTCTGGTCTATAAAGACTGAGAGATACATAAAAATGATTGCCCTTGTTGTATAAAAGACAGATATGTGCCCACAGGTCAGGTTGGAATAACGGAAACACGACTGTCTTTGGCCTTTCTAAAACCGCCACAGTGCCTAGCAGTATTCCATTTCAGATTCAAGTTTCATACTCTACCCTGGTTCATAGTCCACCTCTGCAGCCAGAAAGGCTGCATTGTGACTCCACACTGCTGTGGTGGTAATGCTATCCCTCCTGTTTGGTTTTCTCAGAGCTCTGAACAG is a genomic window of Alosa sapidissima isolate fAloSap1 chromosome 10, fAloSap1.pri, whole genome shotgun sequence containing:
- the cnot10 gene encoding CCR4-NOT transcription complex subunit 10 isoform X5, coding for MAESNAEQNTDTKHDNVSSPGISDQEKEMASNAHEAFTAGKYDECLMHLESLQDLNKEDYKISMNKAIAEFYKSGQTTTGTLKQTLMTLKSQVHTAVEDIDGLDDVENSIMYYNQAIIHYHMRQYSEAIAIGEKLYQFLEPFEKFAQAVCFLLVDLYLLTFQPEKALHLLAVLEKLTVQGNSKNGKGEVACRPTCKFYIHRDAVTEAADQIQNRSRELTAGQNASTGKDNATQKAEFTAMIEAAKSKMHQYKVRAYIQMKSLKACKREIKSVMNTAGNSAPSLFLKSNFEYLRGNYRKAIKLLNSSNIAEHPGPLKTGECVRCMFWNNLGCIHFAMGKHNLGIFYFKKALQENDHTCAQLGDGSNGQSKKFTGIPMCALLANKRHELLYNCGIQLLHLGRPLAAFECLMEAVQVYHANPRLWLRLAECCIAANKGSSEQENKGLPSKKGIVQSIVGQGYHRKIVLASQSTQNTVYSEGQSAAIPVASMEFAAICLRNALLLLPETQLPEAREQPPSTESSAEGTDAASGKGQDGEKFIPAAPSSPLRKQEVENLRFLGHLYAAEALISLDRISDAIAHLNPENVTDVSLGVSPSEQDQGTDKGDLEPVESSGKQTPLCYPSTVTSARAMMLFNLGSAYCLRSEYEKARKCLHQAASMVNTKEIPPEAILLGVYLELQNGNTQLALQIIKRNQLLPSLKSTSSPDLRKKPPPYQPAAPLQPIQLPSSFTQVQRK
- the cnot10 gene encoding CCR4-NOT transcription complex subunit 10 isoform X1; amino-acid sequence: MAESNAEQNTDTKHDNVSSPGISDQEKEMASNAHEAFTAGKYDECLMHLESLQDLNKEDYKISMNKAIAEFYKSGQTTTGTLKQTLMTLKSQVHTAVEDIDGLDDVENSIMYYNQAIIHYHMRQYSEAIAIGEKLYQFLEPFEKFAQAVCFLLVDLYLLTFQPEKALHLLAVLEKLTVQGNSKNGKGEVACRPTCKFYIHRDAVTEAADQIQNRSRELTAGQNASTGKDNATQKAEFTAMIEAAKSKMHQYKVRAYIQMKSLKACKREIKSVMNTAGNSAPSLFLKSNFEYLRGNYRKAIKLLNSSNIAEHPGPLKTGECVRCMFWNNLGCIHFAMGKHNLGIFYFKKALQENDHTCAQLGDGSNGQSKKFTGIPMCALLANKRHELLYNCGIQLLHLGRPLAAFECLMEAVQVYHANPRLWLRLAECCIAANKGSSEQENKGLPSKKGIVQSIVGQGYHRKIVLASQSTQNTVYSEGQSAAIPVASMEFAAICLRNALLLLPETQLPEAREQPPSTESSAEGTDAASGKGQDGEKFIPAAPSSPLRKQEVENLRCSILACSAYVALALGDNLMALSHSEKLLYQPKLCGSLKFLGHLYAAEALISLDRISDAIAHLNPENVTDVSLGVSPSEQDQGTDKGDLEPVESSGKQTPLCYPSTVTSARAMMLFNLGSAYCLRSEYEKARKCLHQAASMVNTKEIPPEAILLGVYLELQNGNTQLALQIIKRNQLLPSLKSTSSPDLRKKPPPYQPAAPLQPIQLPSSFTQVQRK
- the cnot10 gene encoding CCR4-NOT transcription complex subunit 10 isoform X2, giving the protein MAESNADQEKEMASNAHEAFTAGKYDECLMHLESLQDLNKEDYKISMNKAIAEFYKSGQTTTGTLKQTLMTLKSQVHTAVEDIDGLDDVENSIMYYNQAIIHYHMRQYSEAIAIGEKLYQFLEPFEKFAQAVCFLLVDLYLLTFQPEKALHLLAVLEKLTVQGNSKNGKGEVACRPTCKFYIHRDAVTEAADQIQNRSRELTAGQNASTGKDNATQKAEFTAMIEAAKSKMHQYKVRAYIQMKSLKACKREIKSVMNTAGNSAPSLFLKSNFEYLRGNYRKAIKLLNSSNIAEHPGPLKTGECVRCMFWNNLGCIHFAMGKHNLGIFYFKKALQENDHTCAQLGDGSNGQSKKFTGIPMCALLANKRHELLYNCGIQLLHLGRPLAAFECLMEAVQVYHANPRLWLRLAECCIAANKGSSEQENKGLPSKKGIVQSIVGQGYHRKIVLASQSTQNTVYSEGQSAAIPVASMEFAAICLRNALLLLPETQLPEAREQPPSTESSAEGTDAASGKGQDGEKFIPAAPSSPLRKQEVENLRCSILACSAYVALALGDNLMALSHSEKLLYQPKLCGSLKFLGHLYAAEALISLDRISDAIAHLNPENVTDVSLGVSPSEQDQGTDKGDLEPVESSGKQTPLCYPSTVTSARAMMLFNLGSAYCLRSEYEKARKCLHQAASMVNTKEIPPEAILLGVYLELQNGNTQLALQIIKRNQLLPSLKSTSSPDLRKKPPPYQPAAPLQPIQLPSSFTQVQRK